In Sphingobium sp. Z007, one DNA window encodes the following:
- a CDS encoding amidohydrolase family protein has product MRHIIRNIAIFDGTGSAPVAGAVVVEGDRIAAVLHDAAAIAAVEADHVIDGQSGTLMPGMIDSHTHLTWGSSVEKIYHQFILPPEELKVAAWRNARVLLDHGYTSLYSAGALGDQIEPELARAIEAGETPGPRLIPSTLERSPEGEEGVETGDVFNGRGPDAMRAFVAYCAAEGVKSLKLVISGEDALKPGSSGDILYTDEEMLAAGEAAREEGLWIATHAYSPRAIELALEAGARILYHCSFADDAAIDAMAAKKDEIFYAPGPGVSVAALEASPPPHVNMSSMKASAAERLELEKALVPKLKARGVRILPGGDYGFPFNPHGRNARDLEHFVCLYGFTPAEALSAATMLGGQLMGQQVGQVKAGYLADLLLIDGDPTQDVRILQDANNIKMIMLGGRMHKSPAAQPVTA; this is encoded by the coding sequence GTGCGGCACATCATCCGCAACATCGCCATTTTCGACGGGACGGGCAGCGCCCCGGTCGCCGGAGCGGTGGTCGTGGAAGGCGACAGGATCGCCGCCGTCCTGCATGACGCAGCCGCCATCGCCGCGGTCGAAGCGGACCATGTGATCGATGGTCAGAGCGGCACGCTGATGCCCGGCATGATCGATTCCCACACCCATCTGACCTGGGGCAGCTCGGTCGAGAAAATCTACCACCAGTTCATCCTGCCGCCCGAAGAGTTGAAGGTCGCCGCCTGGCGCAATGCCCGCGTGCTCCTCGACCATGGCTATACCAGCCTCTATTCGGCCGGTGCGCTGGGCGACCAGATCGAACCCGAACTGGCCCGCGCGATCGAAGCAGGCGAAACCCCCGGACCACGCCTTATCCCTTCGACGCTGGAGCGTAGCCCCGAAGGCGAGGAGGGCGTTGAAACCGGCGACGTATTCAACGGCCGCGGTCCCGACGCCATGCGCGCCTTCGTCGCCTATTGCGCGGCGGAAGGGGTGAAGTCCCTCAAGCTGGTGATCTCCGGCGAAGACGCGCTGAAGCCCGGATCGTCAGGGGATATTCTCTACACCGACGAGGAAATGCTGGCGGCGGGCGAAGCGGCCAGGGAAGAGGGCCTGTGGATCGCTACCCACGCCTATTCGCCCCGTGCGATCGAACTCGCGCTCGAAGCGGGTGCGCGCATCCTCTATCATTGCTCCTTCGCCGACGATGCCGCGATCGACGCGATGGCGGCGAAGAAGGACGAGATTTTCTACGCCCCCGGCCCCGGCGTCTCGGTTGCCGCACTGGAAGCATCGCCGCCCCCTCACGTCAACATGTCTTCCATGAAGGCGAGCGCGGCCGAGCGGCTGGAACTGGAAAAAGCGCTTGTCCCCAAGCTCAAGGCGCGCGGCGTGCGCATCCTGCCGGGCGGCGACTATGGTTTCCCCTTCAACCCCCATGGTCGCAATGCCCGCGACCTGGAGCATTTCGTTTGCCTTTATGGCTTCACCCCGGCAGAGGCGTTGAGCGCCGCGACGATGTTGGGTGGGCAGCTGATGGGACAGCAAGTTGGACAGGTGAAGGCCGGCTATCTGGCCGACCTGCTATTGATCGACGGTGACCCGACCCAGGATGTCCGCATCCTGCAGGACGCCAATAATATAAAGATGATCATGCTGGGCGGTCGGATGCACAAATCCCCCGCAGCGCAGCCCGTGACCGCCTGA